The proteins below are encoded in one region of Sulfitobacter sp. SK012:
- a CDS encoding phosphate ABC transporter substrate-binding/OmpA family protein — translation MVILLRAAVCAALSFWITAFSAFAQDVTLTSRDSRVEITGTLLGFDGEFYRLETDYGELTVDGSGVLCSGPGCPNLDDFVAELQLSGSATMGSILMPALVEAFAENTGHQTERRVDGPDEFTYLIRSKDSGKLAAEFHFNVSDSDEGFADLLADEADIVMALREIRPDERARAREAGLGDMTARNRSRVLALDALVPIVAAKNPVRAISPQALADVFAGKITNWQVLGGPDAPIDLHMPAAGSGLAQAIDDLVMMPAKLTLTESMARHDTLAELAAAVVDDGLALGLTAYAERQGAAVLSLTGRCGFSLDASRRTIKTEDYPLTAPMFLYYPARRLPQIAREFLAFTRGPSAQIVIRRAGFVDQTPEEIAVEEQGNRFANAITVAGLETTLEELQRMANTLTPMARLTTSFRFEVGSIRLDAQSRSNVEQLARAMEIGRYDARRLMFVGFSDGDGPAQANREIALKRADAVRRAVSEAAVAANLDRVVLDIDAFGEAMPMACDDSAWGRQANRRVEVWVR, via the coding sequence ATGGTGATATTGCTACGTGCGGCGGTTTGCGCCGCGCTTTCCTTTTGGATAACCGCATTTTCTGCGTTTGCGCAGGATGTGACGCTGACATCGCGCGATAGCCGTGTTGAAATAACCGGTACGCTGTTGGGCTTCGACGGTGAATTCTACCGGCTGGAAACGGATTATGGTGAGTTAACCGTCGACGGTTCTGGCGTGCTTTGCAGTGGTCCCGGTTGCCCCAATCTCGATGATTTCGTCGCCGAACTTCAACTGTCAGGGTCTGCCACCATGGGGTCGATTCTGATGCCTGCATTGGTTGAAGCCTTTGCAGAAAATACAGGTCACCAGACAGAACGCCGTGTCGATGGCCCTGATGAATTCACGTATCTTATCCGGAGCAAAGACAGCGGTAAGTTGGCTGCAGAATTTCATTTCAATGTGAGCGATTCTGACGAAGGTTTCGCTGATTTGCTGGCGGATGAGGCCGACATCGTTATGGCCCTCCGAGAGATCCGTCCAGACGAACGTGCCCGCGCTCGTGAGGCGGGTTTGGGTGATATGACGGCTCGGAACCGAAGTCGCGTTTTGGCACTGGATGCCCTAGTCCCCATCGTTGCAGCCAAGAACCCAGTGCGCGCAATCTCCCCACAGGCTTTGGCGGATGTTTTCGCTGGCAAGATCACCAATTGGCAGGTGTTGGGTGGACCAGATGCGCCCATTGATTTGCATATGCCCGCTGCTGGTTCAGGATTGGCACAGGCAATTGATGATCTGGTGATGATGCCTGCAAAGCTGACCCTTACGGAGAGCATGGCACGACATGACACCTTGGCAGAGCTTGCAGCAGCGGTAGTGGATGATGGGCTTGCGCTGGGTTTGACCGCCTATGCAGAGCGGCAGGGAGCTGCTGTGCTAAGCCTGACGGGGCGATGTGGTTTTTCGCTGGACGCATCACGGCGAACGATCAAGACTGAAGATTATCCGCTGACCGCGCCGATGTTCCTTTATTATCCTGCACGGCGGTTGCCTCAAATCGCTCGGGAGTTCCTTGCCTTTACACGCGGCCCTTCGGCGCAGATTGTGATACGTCGTGCCGGGTTTGTGGATCAGACTCCCGAAGAAATTGCGGTAGAAGAGCAGGGCAACCGCTTTGCGAATGCGATCACTGTTGCCGGATTGGAAACGACTCTGGAAGAACTGCAACGCATGGCCAACACGCTGACGCCAATGGCGCGACTTACCACATCGTTTCGGTTTGAAGTGGGTTCAATCCGGCTTGATGCGCAGTCGCGGTCGAATGTGGAGCAGTTGGCCCGTGCCATGGAGATAGGCCGATACGATGCCCGAAGGCTGATGTTTGTGGGCTTTAGTGACGGCGATGGCCCTGCGCAGGCCAATCGCGAAATCGCGCTGAAACGAGCAGACGCAGTGCGGCGTGCGGTCAGCGAAGCTGCTGTGGCGGCCAATCTGGACCGTGTTGTTCTAGACATCGACGCCTTCGGTGAAGCGATGCCGATGGCCTGTGATGACAGTGCGTGGGGGCGTCAGGCAAACCGGCGTGTCGAAGTTTGGGTGCGCTGA
- the dnaJ gene encoding molecular chaperone DnaJ yields the protein MAKRDYYEVLGVSKGAAADEIKKGYRTKAKELHPDRNTGNPDAEGQFKEANEAYEVLKDADKKAAYDRYGHAAFEGGMGGGGRPGAGFGGGQGDFSSAFSDVFDDLFGDFMGQRGGQGGGRRAARGADLRYNLRISLEDAFGGLQKSINVPTSVGCTSCNGSGAEGGVEPTTCPTCSGMGKVRAQQGFFTVERTCPTCSGLGQIIKNPCNNCRGAGRVEKERSLSVNIPAGVETGTRIRLAGEGEAGMRGGPSGDLYIFIEVDEHDLFERDGSNLFCRVPVSLTAAALGGSIEVPTIDGGRGRVQIQSGSQSGRQMRLRGKGMPPLRGGGTGDMIIELAVETPVNLTSRQKELLREFEELSENNNPEGSTFFSSVKSFWDSMKG from the coding sequence ATGGCAAAACGTGACTATTATGAAGTCCTAGGCGTCTCCAAAGGAGCCGCTGCGGACGAAATTAAAAAGGGCTATCGCACCAAGGCCAAAGAACTGCACCCTGACCGCAACACCGGAAACCCGGACGCGGAAGGCCAGTTCAAAGAAGCGAATGAAGCCTACGAAGTCCTAAAGGACGCTGACAAAAAAGCGGCTTACGACCGCTACGGCCACGCTGCCTTCGAAGGTGGTATGGGCGGCGGCGGACGACCCGGTGCTGGTTTCGGTGGCGGTCAGGGCGATTTCTCTTCTGCCTTTTCAGACGTATTTGACGACCTTTTCGGCGATTTCATGGGTCAACGTGGGGGGCAAGGCGGTGGACGCCGGGCCGCACGTGGTGCCGATCTGCGCTACAATCTGCGCATCTCCCTAGAGGACGCATTTGGTGGGCTACAAAAGTCGATCAACGTGCCGACCTCCGTCGGATGTACATCGTGTAACGGCTCCGGCGCAGAAGGTGGCGTGGAGCCAACGACCTGCCCAACATGCTCCGGCATGGGCAAAGTTCGCGCACAGCAAGGCTTTTTTACGGTCGAGCGCACTTGCCCGACATGCTCGGGCCTGGGTCAAATCATCAAGAACCCCTGTAACAACTGCCGTGGCGCTGGCCGGGTCGAAAAGGAACGCTCGCTTTCGGTCAATATCCCGGCTGGGGTCGAGACTGGTACGCGCATCCGGCTCGCTGGTGAAGGTGAAGCAGGCATGCGTGGTGGTCCCTCGGGTGACCTCTATATCTTCATCGAAGTCGATGAGCATGACCTCTTTGAGCGTGACGGTTCCAACCTGTTCTGTCGTGTACCCGTGTCGCTGACTGCAGCAGCGCTGGGCGGTAGCATCGAGGTACCAACAATTGATGGTGGTCGCGGCAGAGTGCAGATTCAATCGGGCAGCCAATCTGGCCGTCAAATGCGCCTGCGCGGCAAGGGTATGCCCCCTTTGCGCGGCGGTGGGACCGGCGACATGATCATTGAACTGGCAGTTGAAACGCCTGTGAACCTGACAAGTCGCCAGAAAGAACTGCTGCGGGAATTCGAAGAGCTATCCGAGAACAACAATCCTGAGGGCAGCACGTTTTTTAGCTCTGTCAAAAGCTTCTGGGATTCGATGAAGGGTTGA
- the dnaK gene encoding molecular chaperone DnaK: MAKVIGIDLGTTNSCIAIMDGSQPRVIENAEGARTTPSIVAFTDDERLVGQPAKRQAVTNPENTVFGVKRLIGRRNDDPDLAKDKKNLPFNVIDGGNGDAWVEAKGEKYSPSQISAFILGKMKETAESYLGEEVTQAVITVPAYFNDAQRQATKDAGKIAGLEVLRIINEPTAAALAYGLDKENTQTIAVYDLGGGTFDVTILEIDDGLFEVKSTNGDTFLGGEDFDMRIVNYLAEQFKKEHGVDLTKDKMALQRLKEAAEKAKIELSSASQTEINQPFISMGKDGSPLHMVMKLTRAKLESLVSDLIKASIKPCQAALKDAGLSASDIDEVVMVGGMTRMPRVVEEVTKFFGKEPHKGVNPDEVVALGAAIQAGVLQGDVKDVVLLDVTPLSLGIETLGGVFTRLIDRNTTIPTKKSQIFSTAEDSQSAVTIRVFQGEREMAADNKILGAFNLENIPPAPRGMPQIEVTFDIDANGIVAVGALDKGTMKEQKITIQASGGLSDADIDKMMKDAEENAESDKERRSLIEAKNQAESLIHSTEKSMEEHADKVDPTTVEAIELAIAALKDELETENVEKIKSGLQNVTEAAMKLGEAIYKSAQEDGDDMAQAADAPRDGDDDIVDADFEDLDNDKRG, from the coding sequence ATGGCCAAAGTAATCGGCATTGACCTTGGAACTACAAACAGCTGTATCGCCATCATGGACGGCAGCCAGCCCCGCGTAATTGAAAACGCAGAGGGTGCACGCACAACCCCGTCGATCGTCGCCTTTACGGATGATGAGCGCCTCGTGGGCCAGCCGGCAAAGCGCCAAGCTGTCACGAATCCAGAAAACACAGTCTTTGGCGTCAAACGCCTTATTGGTCGTCGCAACGACGATCCTGATCTGGCCAAAGACAAGAAAAACCTGCCCTTCAATGTAATTGATGGCGGCAATGGTGACGCGTGGGTTGAGGCCAAGGGTGAGAAATATTCGCCAAGCCAGATTTCCGCATTCATCTTGGGCAAAATGAAAGAGACGGCTGAGAGCTATCTTGGCGAAGAGGTGACCCAAGCGGTCATCACTGTCCCTGCATATTTCAACGATGCTCAGCGTCAGGCAACAAAAGACGCAGGCAAGATTGCCGGTCTTGAGGTCCTGCGGATCATCAACGAACCAACAGCTGCGGCCCTTGCCTACGGTCTTGATAAAGAAAACACGCAAACCATCGCCGTCTATGACCTTGGCGGCGGTACATTCGACGTAACCATCCTCGAGATCGACGATGGCTTGTTCGAAGTAAAATCCACCAATGGCGACACGTTCTTGGGCGGTGAAGACTTTGACATGCGTATCGTCAACTACCTCGCAGAGCAGTTCAAGAAAGAGCACGGCGTTGATCTGACGAAGGACAAGATGGCCCTGCAGCGTCTGAAAGAGGCCGCTGAAAAAGCCAAGATCGAATTGTCGAGCGCGTCCCAGACAGAAATCAACCAGCCATTTATCTCCATGGGCAAAGACGGCTCACCGCTCCACATGGTGATGAAGCTGACGCGCGCAAAGCTTGAAAGCCTTGTGAGCGATTTGATCAAAGCCTCCATCAAGCCTTGTCAGGCCGCGTTGAAAGACGCCGGTCTGTCAGCTTCTGACATCGATGAAGTCGTCATGGTCGGCGGTATGACTCGTATGCCGCGCGTCGTTGAAGAAGTGACAAAATTCTTCGGCAAAGAGCCGCACAAGGGTGTGAACCCAGACGAAGTCGTTGCACTTGGTGCTGCGATCCAAGCGGGCGTTCTGCAAGGCGACGTCAAAGATGTGGTTCTGCTCGATGTAACCCCGCTGTCGCTGGGCATTGAGACTTTGGGCGGGGTGTTTACCCGTTTAATCGACCGCAACACGACGATCCCAACAAAGAAAAGCCAGATCTTCTCGACCGCCGAGGATAGCCAGAGCGCCGTGACGATCCGAGTGTTCCAAGGTGAACGCGAAATGGCTGCCGATAACAAAATCTTGGGTGCCTTCAACCTCGAGAATATCCCACCGGCACCCCGCGGCATGCCACAGATCGAAGTGACCTTTGATATCGACGCCAACGGTATCGTGGCTGTTGGTGCGCTTGATAAGGGCACAATGAAAGAGCAGAAGATCACCATCCAAGCTTCGGGTGGCCTGTCGGATGCTGACATCGACAAAATGATGAAAGACGCCGAAGAGAACGCGGAATCCGATAAGGAACGGCGCTCGCTGATCGAGGCGAAAAACCAGGCCGAGAGCCTCATCCACTCCACTGAAAAGTCGATGGAAGAGCACGCGGACAAGGTTGACCCAACCACGGTTGAGGCAATCGAATTGGCCATTGCTGCGCTCAAGGACGAGCTGGAAACCGAGAACGTCGAAAAGATCAAATCGGGCCTCCAAAACGTAACAGAAGCGGCAATGAAACTGGGCGAGGCTATCTATAAGTCCGCTCAGGAAGATGGCGACGACATGGCGCAGGCAGCAGATGCCCCACGCGATGGCGACGATGACATCGTGGATGCCGACTTCGAAGACCTCGACAACGACAAGCGCGGGTAA
- a CDS encoding alpha-ketoglutarate-dependent dioxygenase AlkB family protein, with protein MLRIRGFEIHPNYLDLSRQRALVEEVRSVVAQAPLFQPITPSGKTMSVRISAAGEFGWLSDRQGYRYSSTHPNGVAWPPIPPLVLDIWRDLTGLVQQPECCLINFYTDDARMGLHRDQDEAAFKWPVLSISLGDDALFRMGHSERGGKTESIWLHSGDVVLMGGDARLCYHGIDRIKSDTSPLLSKGGRINLTLRVVT; from the coding sequence ATGTTACGGATCAGAGGTTTTGAAATTCACCCGAATTATCTGGATCTGTCCAGGCAGCGCGCTCTGGTAGAGGAGGTGCGAAGTGTTGTGGCGCAGGCCCCTCTTTTTCAACCAATCACCCCATCTGGTAAGACAATGAGCGTTCGTATCAGCGCAGCGGGTGAGTTTGGGTGGCTCTCTGATCGGCAAGGCTACCGGTATTCTTCGACACATCCTAATGGTGTGGCTTGGCCGCCGATCCCGCCGCTGGTGCTGGACATTTGGCGCGACCTAACGGGGTTGGTGCAGCAACCTGAGTGCTGTTTGATTAATTTTTACACTGATGATGCCCGCATGGGTCTGCACCGCGATCAGGACGAGGCGGCGTTTAAATGGCCAGTATTGTCGATTTCTTTGGGCGATGACGCGCTATTTCGGATGGGTCATTCTGAGCGGGGTGGAAAAACTGAAAGCATCTGGCTGCATTCGGGTGACGTCGTATTGATGGGTGGGGATGCCCGGCTTTGCTATCATGGGATTGATAGGATCAAATCCGATACGTCGCCACTGCTGTCCAAAGGCGGTCGGATCAATCTAACGTTGCGTGTCGTGACTTAG
- a CDS encoding ABC transporter permease, translating to MFQSTQKPRTSFGIAMTMCELIYHSIVRSVRKTHNNAFMAIAMNMLQAVIFVLAFYFMFSILGLRGSAIRGDFLIYIMSGIFLYMTHTKTLGAVVGSEGPASAMMQHAPMNTIIAITSTALGALYIQVLSLAMILFVYHVAFTPIHIEQPIAAFGMLLLAWFTGLALGLVLLGIKPWFPTFVSIFSTIYQRANMIASGKMFVANTLPGFMLAMFDWNPLFHSIDQARGYAFINYNPRYSDPMYPLWVGLVLLMVGLMGEFYTRRHASISWSARR from the coding sequence ATGTTCCAATCCACGCAGAAGCCCCGCACCAGCTTTGGCATCGCAATGACGATGTGCGAACTGATCTACCATTCTATCGTGAGGTCGGTGCGCAAGACCCACAATAACGCGTTTATGGCGATTGCGATGAACATGTTGCAGGCGGTGATCTTTGTGCTCGCCTTCTATTTCATGTTCTCAATTCTTGGGCTGCGTGGGTCCGCGATACGCGGTGATTTCTTGATTTACATCATGTCGGGTATTTTTCTTTATATGACCCACACAAAGACTTTGGGCGCGGTTGTCGGATCAGAAGGACCGGCAAGTGCAATGATGCAGCATGCGCCGATGAATACGATCATCGCGATCACCTCTACGGCGCTGGGCGCACTCTATATTCAGGTGCTGTCCCTGGCTATGATCTTGTTTGTCTACCACGTTGCCTTCACCCCAATTCACATTGAGCAGCCTATTGCTGCCTTTGGCATGCTGTTGTTGGCGTGGTTTACCGGATTGGCGTTGGGCCTTGTACTTTTAGGGATAAAGCCTTGGTTTCCAACATTTGTTAGCATCTTTTCGACCATCTATCAGCGTGCAAACATGATTGCCTCGGGTAAAATGTTCGTGGCCAACACCCTTCCCGGATTTATGTTGGCAATGTTTGATTGGAACCCTCTGTTTCACAGCATTGATCAAGCCCGTGGGTATGCGTTCATCAACTATAATCCACGCTATAGCGATCCGATGTACCCTCTTTGGGTCGGATTGGTGTTATTGATGGTGGGGCTTATGGGCGAATTCTATACCCGCAGACACGCATCGATCAGTTGGAGCGCGCGGCGCTAA
- the cysQ gene encoding 3'(2'),5'-bisphosphate nucleotidase CysQ, producing the protein MDYEKLVQVMRTLSLEAGDKIMEIYGQDDFDVKSKSDDSPVTAADEAADKIISDGLRAAFPDVMLVTEEQADTHSASGTTFLIVDPLDGTKEFIHRRGDFTVNIALVEDGVPTRGVVYAPAKNRMFFTLADGQTVEETGAFDKQNIGATQSIHVAASDNAALMVVASKSHRDQATDDYIGKYAVRDMTSAGSSLKFCLVATGEADIYPRLGRTMEWDTAAGHAVLSGAGGQVVRFDDQKPLVYGKEDFANPFFIAYAPGVVLKGA; encoded by the coding sequence ATGGATTATGAAAAGTTGGTGCAGGTGATGCGCACTCTTTCGTTGGAGGCGGGCGACAAGATCATGGAAATCTATGGTCAGGATGATTTTGATGTTAAATCCAAGTCTGACGATAGCCCTGTCACAGCGGCAGATGAGGCGGCGGACAAGATAATTTCTGACGGTCTGCGTGCGGCTTTTCCCGATGTGATGCTGGTCACTGAAGAACAGGCGGATACCCATAGTGCTTCTGGAACGACGTTCCTAATCGTGGACCCGCTTGATGGCACCAAAGAGTTCATTCACCGCCGTGGAGATTTCACCGTCAACATCGCTCTGGTCGAGGACGGCGTGCCAACCCGTGGGGTTGTGTATGCACCTGCCAAGAACCGTATGTTCTTTACGCTCGCCGATGGACAAACAGTTGAAGAAACAGGTGCTTTTGACAAACAAAACATCGGCGCAACGCAGTCCATTCACGTTGCGGCGTCGGACAATGCTGCGCTGATGGTTGTGGCCAGTAAATCCCATAGGGATCAAGCAACGGACGACTATATTGGCAAATACGCTGTGCGCGACATGACCAGTGCGGGATCATCGTTGAAGTTTTGTCTGGTCGCTACTGGCGAAGCAGATATCTACCCTCGCCTTGGCCGCACGATGGAATGGGATACGGCTGCAGGCCATGCGGTTTTGTCAGGCGCGGGGGGCCAAGTTGTCCGCTTTGATGACCAAAAGCCGCTCGTCTATGGCAAGGAGGATTTCGCCAATCCCTTCTTTATCGCTTATGCTCCCGGTGTCGTTTTGAAGGGCGCGTAA